In Pseudofrankia saprophytica, one genomic interval encodes:
- a CDS encoding helix-turn-helix domain-containing protein: MASEEPGAPPPGVPSSRPGAAAPPRSLPPELPRPATASLAGVLRPDEGLRHFTLGRPAAHPDLGLWIERYWTIRWDLPPGTSYLSSVLSHPAVHLSVESGAGPRHGYAMPGTLVHGVVTRRFDILLHGEGRVFGVKFRPGGFAAFTGADVAAYTDRAVPLADALTGWIGADGGQASDDADIDDADGADRGDADGADGGGVDRRGVDGGEAGGGPGPLGGNASDVARRPASLAKDAHDLQAAILAVAQDEERVALMDEFLLARRPAPDPRYEQVLAIVADMLADRALTAVQAVAERHDIEPRTLQRLFRRYVGVGPKWVLRRFRLHDAQAALDAAAAAGDPAGINLAELAASLGWFDQAHFNRDFREIVGVPPGAYAASAVTTGR; encoded by the coding sequence GTGGCCTCGGAAGAACCGGGAGCGCCCCCACCCGGGGTGCCGTCGTCACGGCCGGGCGCCGCCGCGCCGCCCCGGTCACTGCCACCCGAGCTGCCGCGGCCGGCGACGGCGTCGCTCGCCGGCGTGCTGCGTCCCGACGAGGGGCTGCGGCACTTCACCCTGGGCCGTCCGGCGGCGCATCCGGATCTCGGGCTCTGGATCGAGCGGTACTGGACGATCCGCTGGGACCTGCCGCCCGGCACGTCGTATCTCTCATCGGTGCTGAGTCATCCGGCGGTGCACCTGTCGGTGGAGTCCGGCGCCGGCCCGCGGCACGGGTACGCGATGCCGGGGACCCTCGTGCACGGCGTGGTGACCAGGCGCTTCGACATTCTTCTCCACGGCGAGGGCCGGGTCTTTGGGGTGAAGTTCCGCCCGGGCGGCTTCGCCGCGTTCACGGGTGCCGACGTCGCCGCCTACACCGACCGCGCCGTCCCGCTCGCGGACGCCCTCACCGGCTGGATCGGAGCCGACGGCGGCCAGGCCTCCGACGATGCCGACATCGACGATGCCGACGGCGCTGACCGCGGCGACGCCGACGGCGCCGACGGCGGCGGGGTCGACAGGCGCGGGGTCGACGGCGGCGAGGCCGGCGGCGGGCCCGGGCCTCTGGGTGGGAATGCCAGCGATGTCGCCCGGCGGCCCGCGTCGCTGGCGAAGGACGCCCATGACCTGCAGGCTGCGATCCTCGCGGTGGCGCAGGACGAGGAACGAGTCGCCCTGATGGACGAGTTCCTCCTGGCCAGGCGGCCCGCCCCCGACCCGCGATACGAGCAGGTGCTCGCGATCGTCGCCGACATGCTGGCCGACCGCGCGCTCACAGCCGTCCAGGCCGTCGCCGAGCGGCACGACATCGAGCCCCGCACGCTGCAGCGTCTCTTTCGCCGCTATGTTGGCGTCGGCCCGAAGTGGGTGCTGCGCCGCTTCCGCCTGCACGACGCCCAGGCCGCGCTCGACGCCGCGGCGGCGGCCGGAGACCCGGCCGGGATCAACCTCGCGGAGCTGGCCGCCAGCCTCGGCTGGTTCGACCAGGCCCACTTCAACCGCGACTTCCGAGAGATCGTCGGTGTCCCACCCGGCGCCTACGCCGCGTCCGCCGTCACCACGGGCCGCTGA
- a CDS encoding VOC family protein: MTTDTSQLGDTTATTTAPTATGPAPAVSPVPAGYSTLTPFFVVDGAEQAIAFYEAVLGARVVGRNDTPDGRVAHCELQVANGRMQLSDPAPDHNLVAASGGDDVSRSTVAYLPDVDAAYARAVQLGAKGYGEPSTFVTGDRFAAFLDPWGHRWAVMTRVEDVDPAEAQRRVDAWLAESADADETGPEN; encoded by the coding sequence ATGACCACAGACACCAGCCAGCTCGGCGACACCACTGCCACTACCACTGCCCCGACCGCCACCGGACCGGCGCCGGCCGTGAGCCCGGTACCCGCCGGATACAGCACCCTGACGCCGTTCTTCGTCGTCGACGGTGCCGAGCAGGCGATCGCGTTCTATGAGGCGGTGCTCGGCGCCCGGGTCGTCGGCCGCAATGACACCCCCGACGGCAGGGTCGCCCACTGCGAGCTCCAGGTCGCCAACGGCCGGATGCAGCTGTCCGACCCGGCCCCCGACCACAACCTGGTCGCGGCGTCTGGCGGCGACGACGTGAGCCGTTCCACCGTCGCCTACCTGCCGGACGTCGACGCCGCCTATGCCCGGGCCGTTCAGCTCGGCGCGAAGGGGTACGGCGAGCCGTCGACCTTCGTCACCGGCGACCGCTTCGCCGCGTTCCTGGACCCGTGGGGCCACCGCTGGGCCGTCATGACCCGGGTCGAGGACGTCGACCCCGCGGAGGCTCAGCGCCGCGTCGACGCCTGGCTCGCCGAATCCGCCGACGCGGACGAGACCGGCCCGGAGAACTGA
- a CDS encoding SRPBCC family protein produces MAQQWLSLVAIVASVPVVVLVSNVIHELGHALAALSVGYRVRGFVVGGTSADFTRSGRFLQFGRKFGKAAALISPRHGWISGWRGVVAYSGGIAMNFVALALALPDGLGFARCGLSSQSCAAEIGNGPLPATGVFAEQDLVAYVGAILVLFCGVNIFQAAANLWPRVLASGAVTDGKHVLSLVQARHLVEWIQVAESTVIVERPRAYVWEFLDNPENLPRYDPAVARAYRKPGTPAGVGRITVTERHPTVPGTEGLAQETEIIAFEPPRRTIVRSAGNHSLRAETLLRAFGPGATRLTRTVWLGAKPTLMPEQRRRMLDALSGTGDELNRENEAIRSVLEPERRDDRLGEQTRMTQMIRVRRNTRALARRQR; encoded by the coding sequence GTGGCGCAGCAGTGGCTGTCTCTGGTCGCGATCGTGGCCTCCGTGCCCGTGGTGGTGCTGGTCAGCAATGTGATCCACGAGCTTGGGCACGCCCTGGCGGCGCTCTCCGTCGGTTACCGGGTCCGCGGCTTCGTCGTCGGCGGGACCAGCGCCGACTTCACCAGGTCCGGCAGGTTCCTGCAGTTCGGCCGCAAGTTCGGCAAGGCCGCGGCGCTCATTTCTCCCCGGCACGGCTGGATATCGGGGTGGCGCGGGGTCGTCGCCTACAGCGGCGGCATCGCGATGAACTTCGTGGCCCTCGCGCTGGCGCTGCCCGACGGGCTGGGATTCGCCCGCTGCGGTCTCTCCTCGCAGTCGTGCGCGGCCGAGATCGGGAACGGGCCGCTGCCGGCGACCGGAGTCTTCGCCGAGCAGGATCTGGTCGCCTACGTCGGCGCCATCCTCGTCCTGTTCTGCGGCGTCAACATCTTCCAGGCGGCGGCGAACCTGTGGCCGCGGGTGCTCGCCTCGGGTGCGGTCACCGACGGGAAACACGTGCTGAGCCTGGTCCAGGCGCGGCACCTGGTGGAATGGATCCAGGTCGCTGAGTCGACCGTCATCGTCGAGCGGCCGCGGGCGTACGTGTGGGAGTTCCTCGACAACCCCGAGAACCTGCCCCGCTATGACCCCGCCGTCGCGCGGGCCTACCGGAAGCCGGGCACACCGGCCGGCGTCGGGCGGATCACCGTCACCGAGCGCCACCCGACTGTTCCCGGCACCGAGGGTCTCGCCCAGGAGACGGAGATCATCGCGTTCGAGCCGCCGCGCCGGACGATCGTGCGCAGCGCCGGCAACCACTCCCTGCGGGCCGAGACGCTGCTGCGGGCCTTCGGCCCCGGCGCCACCCGGCTCACCCGCACCGTCTGGCTCGGCGCCAAGCCGACGCTCATGCCGGAGCAGCGCCGGCGCATGCTGGACGCGCTCAGCGGAACCGGCGACGAGCTGAACCGGGAGAACGAGGCGATCAGAAGTGTGCTCGAACCCGAGCGCCGTGACGACCGCCTGGGTGAGCAGACGCGAATGACGCAGATGATCCGTGTCAGGCGTAACACGCGCGCCCTCGCCCGCAGACAACGCTGA
- a CDS encoding winged helix-turn-helix transcriptional regulator gives MAIHSDYCPISLCVEVLGDRWTPLIIRELMIGASGFNEIHRGVPKMSRTLLAQRLRQLERQGLVVRESAERGRPGRYDLTAAGWSITPIIWAMGQWAAEWIFNDPDDDDCDGLSLIWRMHQHAVIDRLPRRRTFAHVILTGPGAAEGWLEMERPVITVCRDDPGQDAELSISASTREMHRWLLGRVSFRSLLDAGHVEVRGPAALARDFPTWFDNGFFAAGLRRAELRGAGMPVPTYTDVFAAHAAALAAIPGARDEAMAG, from the coding sequence ATGGCAATCCATTCGGACTACTGTCCGATCTCGCTGTGTGTCGAGGTCCTCGGCGACCGCTGGACGCCGCTGATCATCCGCGAGCTCATGATCGGAGCGAGCGGCTTCAACGAGATTCACCGTGGTGTACCCAAGATGAGCCGGACGTTGCTCGCGCAACGGCTCCGGCAGCTGGAGCGCCAGGGCCTCGTCGTCCGGGAGTCGGCTGAGCGGGGACGCCCCGGCCGCTACGACCTGACGGCGGCGGGTTGGTCGATCACGCCCATCATCTGGGCGATGGGTCAGTGGGCTGCCGAATGGATCTTCAATGACCCGGATGACGACGACTGTGACGGCCTGTCGCTGATCTGGCGGATGCACCAGCACGCGGTCATCGACCGGCTGCCTCGACGACGGACGTTCGCGCACGTCATCCTCACCGGCCCTGGTGCCGCCGAGGGCTGGCTGGAGATGGAGCGTCCCGTGATCACCGTCTGCAGGGACGACCCGGGACAGGACGCCGAGCTCTCGATCAGCGCCAGCACCCGTGAGATGCACCGATGGCTTCTCGGCAGGGTCTCGTTCCGTTCGCTGCTGGACGCCGGCCACGTCGAGGTGCGCGGTCCGGCGGCGCTGGCCCGGGACTTCCCGACCTGGTTCGACAACGGGTTCTTCGCCGCGGGCCTGCGGCGCGCGGAACTGCGCGGCGCCGGTATGCCCGTCCCGACCTACACCGACGTCTTCGCGGCCCACGCCGCGGCCCTCGCCGCCATCCCGGGCGCCCGCGACGAGGCGATGGCCGGGTAG
- a CDS encoding class I SAM-dependent methyltransferase gives MTLTPTTPTPTATATGPDLAAVKAKQQKTWSSGDFAVVGARIVLQSELLAEAADLRAGWRVLDVACGSGNAALAAARSGTSAVGVDYVPSLLDTARKRAAAEGLDVEFRVGDAEDLPVPDGSFDAVLSVFGSMFAPDHHRAAAELIRATRPGGVIGLVSWTPSGFIGEMFRTITKHVPGPKGVQSPMLWGTEDHLAELFGGAAVEIRSTQQTCVFRFASPEEFVGFFRRWYGPTFKAFEALDEDGRDDLAADLADLARRWDRHQDGGSVALPSTYLETIISLR, from the coding sequence ATGACGCTCACCCCCACGACCCCTACCCCCACCGCGACGGCGACCGGGCCGGACCTGGCCGCGGTCAAGGCGAAGCAGCAGAAGACGTGGTCCAGCGGCGACTTCGCCGTCGTGGGCGCGCGCATCGTGCTGCAGAGCGAGCTGCTGGCGGAGGCGGCCGATCTACGCGCCGGCTGGCGGGTGCTGGACGTGGCCTGCGGGTCCGGGAACGCGGCGCTCGCCGCCGCCCGGTCGGGCACTTCGGCCGTCGGCGTCGACTACGTTCCCAGCCTGCTGGACACCGCCCGTAAGCGCGCCGCGGCCGAAGGACTCGACGTCGAGTTCCGCGTCGGCGACGCCGAGGACCTGCCCGTCCCCGACGGCTCGTTCGACGCGGTGCTGTCGGTCTTCGGCTCGATGTTCGCGCCCGACCACCACCGGGCCGCCGCCGAGCTGATCCGCGCGACCCGGCCCGGCGGCGTGATCGGCCTGGTGTCCTGGACGCCGTCCGGGTTCATCGGCGAGATGTTCCGGACGATCACGAAGCACGTCCCCGGGCCGAAGGGCGTCCAGTCACCGATGCTGTGGGGGACCGAGGACCACCTGGCCGAGCTGTTCGGCGGCGCGGCGGTCGAGATCCGGTCGACGCAGCAGACCTGCGTGTTCCGGTTCGCCTCGCCGGAGGAGTTCGTCGGCTTCTTCCGACGCTGGTACGGGCCGACGTTCAAGGCCTTCGAGGCGCTGGACGAGGACGGCCGCGACGACCTCGCCGCCGACCTGGCCGACCTGGCGCGCCGCTGGGACCGCCACCAGGACGGCGGCAGCGTCGCGCTCCCGTCCACCTACCTCGAGACGATCATCTCCTTGCGCTAG
- a CDS encoding GNAT family N-acetyltransferase translates to MELAQRADAPPTAESQIVIRPAAGRGDAAIIREIYAPWILETAISFEEAVPSVDEMLERMNARPRMPWLIAEVDGEPAGYAYASRHAARAAYRWSADVSVYLTKGQRGRGLGRRLYDHLIPEVRALGYVTLFAGVTHPNPASVGLHTAVGFQLAGVHPNTGYKFDRWHDVGWYVLTPDGGPPATPAEPLEWDPSDPVAASSEAATG, encoded by the coding sequence ATGGAACTCGCACAGCGGGCCGACGCGCCACCGACCGCGGAATCCCAGATCGTGATCAGGCCGGCGGCGGGTCGGGGCGACGCCGCCATCATTCGGGAGATCTACGCGCCCTGGATTCTGGAGACGGCGATCTCGTTCGAGGAAGCCGTTCCCAGCGTGGACGAGATGCTGGAGCGGATGAACGCGCGGCCGCGGATGCCATGGCTGATCGCCGAGGTCGACGGCGAGCCCGCCGGGTACGCCTACGCCAGCCGGCACGCGGCCCGCGCGGCCTACCGCTGGTCGGCCGACGTCTCCGTCTACCTGACGAAGGGGCAGCGGGGCCGCGGGCTGGGCCGCCGGCTGTACGACCACCTCATCCCCGAGGTGCGCGCGCTCGGCTACGTGACGTTGTTCGCCGGGGTCACCCATCCCAACCCGGCCAGCGTCGGCCTGCACACCGCGGTCGGCTTCCAACTAGCCGGTGTTCACCCGAACACCGGCTACAAGTTCGACCGTTGGCACGACGTCGGCTGGTACGTCCTCACCCCCGACGGTGGCCCGCCCGCCACCCCGGCGGAGCCGCTCGAGTGGGACCCGTCCGACCCCGTCGCGGCGTCGTCCGAGGCCGCGACGGGCTGA
- a CDS encoding class I SAM-dependent methyltransferase — translation MPESVNFDRIADRYDDTRGGEARGRSVATQVGPHLPAGRLLEIGVGTGLVAAAFTSLGWEVIGIDLSAQMLAYAARRVPGRVVRADASAIPLPDASVDACLSVHVLHLVADTSAVLGDVARVLRPGGCLAVVGRGDHDTVSDVDRLMDAMSARLDTYRLQAARSRPESVIETAERHGLRLVERFPIGQEEDAATPEQVAAETESRLWSRLWDLPDDIWAAEVEPTIKQLRQLPDQDRPRPVVAYSPVLVFEATAGAPEGRAD, via the coding sequence GTGCCGGAGTCCGTCAATTTTGACCGGATCGCTGACCGTTACGACGACACCCGCGGTGGTGAGGCGCGCGGCCGCTCGGTCGCCACCCAGGTCGGACCGCACCTGCCGGCCGGCAGGCTGCTGGAGATCGGCGTCGGGACCGGGCTGGTCGCCGCCGCCTTCACCTCCCTCGGTTGGGAGGTCATCGGCATCGACCTGTCGGCGCAGATGCTCGCCTACGCGGCGCGGCGGGTTCCGGGACGGGTCGTGCGCGCCGATGCGAGCGCGATCCCGCTCCCGGACGCCAGCGTCGACGCCTGCCTCTCCGTTCACGTACTGCACCTGGTCGCCGACACCTCCGCCGTCCTGGGCGACGTGGCCAGAGTGCTGCGGCCCGGCGGATGCCTCGCGGTCGTGGGCAGGGGCGACCATGACACGGTCTCCGACGTCGACCGCCTCATGGATGCGATGAGCGCCCGGCTGGACACCTACCGGTTGCAGGCCGCCCGATCCCGGCCCGAGTCGGTCATCGAGACGGCCGAGCGGCACGGGCTGCGCCTGGTCGAGAGATTCCCCATCGGGCAGGAAGAGGACGCCGCGACGCCCGAGCAGGTCGCCGCGGAGACCGAGAGCCGGCTCTGGTCCCGGCTGTGGGACCTGCCGGACGACATCTGGGCCGCCGAGGTCGAACCGACGATCAAACAGCTACGTCAGCTCCCCGACCAGGACCGGCCGCGTCCCGTCGTGGCCTACTCACCGGTGCTCGTCTTCGAGGCCACCGCTGGCGCTCCCGAGGGCCGCGCCGACTGA
- a CDS encoding VOC family protein: MPPLDTTVAGAPVWVDLMTTDPAAARTFYGELFGWTAQEPNEQFGGYFNFLRDGQPIAGGMQSQPDQGVPDVWSVYLRTDDAEKTVAAVAEKGGQVIAPAMAVGDLGVMAVVGDPTGAMIGIWQPGLHTGLGVTAEPGAPAHFELFTRDHQAAVAFYRDVFGWNTKTVGDTDEFRYTILVNAAGEPLAGIMDAAAFLPTGVPAHWSVYFATEDVDATLATAAELGGKTVNPPMDTPYGRLATAVDVTGAVFKLVGPNKDPNAAPTG, encoded by the coding sequence ATGCCTCCGCTCGACACCACTGTTGCTGGCGCCCCCGTCTGGGTCGACCTGATGACGACCGACCCGGCAGCCGCCCGGACGTTCTACGGCGAGCTGTTCGGCTGGACGGCGCAGGAGCCGAACGAGCAGTTCGGCGGCTACTTCAACTTCCTGCGGGACGGCCAGCCCATCGCCGGCGGCATGCAGTCCCAGCCGGACCAGGGCGTGCCCGACGTCTGGTCGGTCTACCTGCGTACCGACGACGCCGAGAAGACCGTCGCCGCCGTGGCCGAGAAGGGCGGCCAGGTGATCGCTCCGGCGATGGCCGTCGGCGATCTCGGCGTGATGGCGGTCGTCGGCGACCCGACCGGCGCCATGATCGGCATCTGGCAGCCCGGGCTGCACACCGGCCTCGGGGTGACCGCCGAGCCGGGCGCGCCCGCCCACTTCGAGCTGTTCACCCGCGACCACCAGGCGGCCGTCGCCTTCTACCGCGACGTCTTCGGCTGGAACACCAAGACGGTGGGCGACACCGACGAGTTCCGCTACACGATCCTGGTGAACGCCGCCGGCGAGCCGCTGGCCGGAATCATGGACGCCGCCGCCTTCCTGCCGACCGGGGTGCCGGCGCACTGGTCGGTGTACTTCGCGACCGAGGACGTCGACGCGACCCTCGCGACGGCGGCCGAGCTCGGCGGCAAGACCGTCAACCCGCCCATGGACACCCCGTACGGCCGCCTCGCCACGGCCGTCGACGTGACCGGCGCGGTCTTCAAGCTGGTCGGCCCGAACAAGGACCCGAACGCCGCGCCGACGGGCTGA
- a CDS encoding pyridoxamine 5'-phosphate oxidase family protein, with the protein MLRPSRYRDRIIADRAAAYSVLDEALVCHVGVVIDGRPHVLPTLHARVGDTLYVHGSTAARILAAARPEPLAVCVTVSLLDGLVLARSAFHHSLNYRSVVVHGDALLVAGADEKTRMLAALVDRVGTDRSAQCRPPSPKELAATAVLAVDLAAEGTDVALKARAGGPIDDEADHALGHWAGVVPIRLVAGVPEPDGDRGILPTPVGLAPTLR; encoded by the coding sequence ATGTTGCGCCCCAGCCGCTACCGTGACCGCATCATCGCCGACCGGGCCGCCGCCTACTCCGTGCTCGATGAGGCGCTGGTCTGCCACGTCGGCGTCGTCATCGACGGCCGGCCGCACGTGTTGCCGACCCTGCACGCCCGGGTCGGGGACACCCTCTACGTGCACGGCTCGACGGCCGCGCGGATCCTCGCGGCGGCGCGCCCGGAGCCGTTGGCGGTGTGCGTCACCGTCTCACTCCTCGACGGCCTCGTCCTCGCCCGGTCCGCGTTCCACCACTCGCTGAACTACCGGTCGGTCGTCGTCCACGGCGACGCTCTGCTGGTCGCCGGCGCCGACGAGAAGACCCGGATGCTCGCCGCGCTGGTGGACCGGGTCGGGACCGACCGTTCCGCGCAGTGCCGGCCGCCGTCGCCCAAGGAGCTCGCCGCGACGGCGGTGCTCGCCGTCGACCTCGCCGCCGAGGGCACGGATGTCGCGCTCAAGGCCCGCGCCGGCGGCCCGATCGACGACGAGGCCGACCACGCGCTCGGCCACTGGGCTGGCGTCGTTCCGATCCGGCTCGTCGCCGGGGTGCCCGAGCCGGATGGGGACCGCGGCATCCTGCCCACCCCTGTCGGTCTGGCCCCGACGCTGCGCTGA
- a CDS encoding helix-turn-helix domain-containing protein, whose translation MSRSVRAGVEATAGGSTDEPVGVLVRRWREMRRLSQLELALRADISARHLSFIETGRSRPSAEMVLRLAEHLDVPLRRRNELLLGAGHAPAYRETPLGAPPLAPVLAAARQLLRGHEPYPALLVDRCWDLVESNASLSVFTSKAHPRLLEPPVNVLRLSLHPDGLAPHIVNLGEWRAHILGRLRRQVRASADPELLALLDELTTYPCDQAEPLVDLPGPGDVIVPLRFRHEGTTLTFLSTTSVFGTPVDVTVAELALESFFPADPSTATALRALHDGGG comes from the coding sequence ATGTCGAGGAGCGTCCGCGCTGGTGTCGAGGCCACGGCGGGCGGCTCCACCGACGAACCGGTCGGGGTGCTCGTGCGGCGGTGGCGGGAGATGCGCCGGCTCAGCCAGTTGGAGCTGGCGCTGCGGGCCGACATCTCCGCCCGGCACCTCAGCTTCATCGAGACCGGGCGGTCACGGCCGAGCGCCGAGATGGTGCTGCGGCTGGCCGAGCACCTCGACGTCCCGCTGCGGCGGCGCAACGAGCTGCTGCTCGGCGCCGGCCACGCGCCCGCCTACCGCGAGACGCCGCTCGGCGCGCCGCCGCTCGCCCCGGTGCTGGCGGCGGCCCGGCAGCTGCTGCGCGGTCACGAGCCCTACCCGGCGCTGCTCGTCGACCGGTGCTGGGACCTGGTCGAGTCGAACGCCAGCCTGAGCGTCTTCACCAGCAAGGCCCACCCGCGGCTGCTGGAGCCGCCGGTGAACGTGCTGCGCCTGAGCCTGCATCCGGACGGGCTGGCACCGCACATCGTGAACCTGGGGGAGTGGCGGGCGCACATCCTCGGCCGGCTGCGCCGGCAGGTGCGCGCCAGCGCCGACCCGGAGCTTCTCGCGCTACTCGACGAGCTCACGACGTACCCCTGCGACCAGGCGGAACCGCTGGTGGATCTACCCGGACCCGGTGACGTCATCGTCCCGTTGCGGTTCCGGCACGAGGGAACGACGCTGACCTTCCTCAGCACGACGTCGGTCTTCGGCACCCCTGTCGACGTCACCGTCGCCGAGCTCGCCCTGGAGTCCTTCTTCCCCGCCGACCCCTCGACCGCGACCGCGCTGCGCGCGTTGCATGACGGCGGTGGGTAG
- a CDS encoding MFS transporter: MTATREDQALTPAAPAAPAAPAAPAAPSTAAQAAGPGKAGVPREPRPGRESGFAARLELPVLLAGIFMIILDFFIVNVAIPSMQADLGAGPAAVQWVVAGFGLALGCGQITGGRLGDRYGRRRLFIVGMALFTVASAVCGLADSSETLIVGRVAQGLAAALMSPQILSIISVGRVGARRARAVAAYGTTMGMAAACGQLIGGALTQADVAGLGWRTCFLINVPIGVAVVVLAPRAIRESRLDGPPDLDERARAAGGRADGGAGVGTGGALDLVGAALATTVLVAAVLPLVQGREAGWPLWTWLCLAGAAVLLAVFGPHQRWMTRRGRVPLVELALFRERAFTVGLLAALVFFTGVASFFLVLALYLQRGLGLDALRAGLVFTQLAAGYLVTSFAGGPLVRRFGRAALAAGALAMAAGLGLLALVVHQVGTTGSAWLLTAPLLIIGAGMGLVMAPLIGVILAGIAPRHAGTASGLLATAQQVGNAFGVAIVGVIFFGALDRSGGAAGADSPAAYPHALVLSIGYLAATSVVSAGLLMLLPATRRGGVPPE; encoded by the coding sequence TTGACAGCGACCAGGGAAGACCAGGCCCTGACGCCGGCCGCGCCGGCCGCGCCGGCCGCGCCGGCCGCGCCGGCCGCACCGTCCACGGCGGCTCAGGCCGCGGGACCGGGCAAGGCGGGTGTGCCGCGCGAACCGCGCCCCGGCCGCGAGTCGGGTTTCGCGGCCCGGCTCGAGCTGCCCGTGCTGCTCGCCGGGATCTTCATGATCATTCTTGATTTCTTCATCGTGAACGTGGCGATCCCGTCGATGCAGGCCGACCTGGGCGCCGGCCCGGCCGCCGTCCAGTGGGTGGTCGCGGGCTTCGGCCTGGCGCTTGGCTGCGGTCAGATCACCGGCGGGCGGCTCGGCGACCGTTACGGCCGCCGTCGGCTGTTCATCGTCGGGATGGCGCTCTTCACCGTCGCGTCGGCGGTCTGCGGGCTCGCGGACAGCAGCGAGACGCTGATCGTCGGCCGGGTCGCGCAGGGCCTGGCCGCGGCGCTGATGAGCCCGCAGATCCTCTCGATCATCAGCGTCGGCCGGGTCGGCGCGCGGCGGGCGCGGGCGGTCGCCGCGTACGGGACGACCATGGGGATGGCGGCGGCCTGCGGCCAGCTCATCGGCGGCGCGCTGACGCAGGCGGACGTCGCCGGCCTCGGCTGGCGGACCTGCTTCCTGATCAACGTTCCGATCGGTGTGGCCGTCGTCGTGCTCGCCCCGAGGGCGATCCGCGAGTCCCGCCTCGACGGGCCGCCCGACCTCGATGAGCGGGCCCGTGCCGCCGGGGGGAGGGCCGACGGTGGCGCCGGCGTCGGCACTGGCGGCGCTCTGGATCTTGTCGGGGCGGCGCTGGCGACGACGGTGCTGGTCGCGGCCGTGCTGCCGCTGGTGCAGGGGCGGGAGGCTGGCTGGCCGTTGTGGACCTGGCTCTGCCTGGCTGGCGCCGCCGTGCTGCTCGCCGTCTTCGGTCCCCACCAGCGGTGGATGACGCGGCGCGGCCGGGTGCCGCTCGTCGAGCTGGCTCTTTTCCGGGAGCGGGCGTTCACGGTCGGTCTCCTCGCGGCCCTGGTGTTCTTCACCGGTGTCGCGTCCTTCTTCCTCGTCCTCGCGCTCTACCTGCAGCGGGGGCTGGGGCTGGACGCGCTGCGTGCCGGCCTGGTGTTCACCCAGCTCGCCGCCGGCTACCTGGTGACGTCGTTCGCCGGTGGTCCGCTGGTCCGCCGGTTCGGTCGGGCGGCGCTCGCGGCCGGCGCGCTGGCGATGGCCGCCGGTCTCGGACTGCTCGCGCTCGTCGTCCACCAGGTGGGAACGACAGGTTCGGCCTGGCTGCTCACGGCACCATTGCTGATCATCGGTGCGGGGATGGGCCTGGTGATGGCACCGCTGATCGGGGTCATCCTGGCCGGTATCGCGCCGCGGCATGCCGGTACCGCGTCCGGGCTGCTCGCGACGGCGCAGCAGGTGGGCAACGCCTTCGGCGTCGCGATCGTCGGGGTCATCTTCTTCGGCGCGCTCGACCGCTCGGGCGGCGCGGCCGGCGCCGACAGCCCGGCGGCCTACCCACACGCACTGGTCCTGTCGATCGGTTACCTCGCCGCCACCTCGGTCGTGAGCGCCGGCCTGCTCATGCTTCTGCCGGCCACCCGCCGAGGCGGCGTACCCCCGGAATGA
- the trxA gene encoding thioredoxin → MATKELTKENFDEVVGGESDLVLVDFWASWCGPCRMFGPVYERASEKHPDAVFGKVDTEAQPELAAHFGISSIPTLMIVRDNVVLYSQPGALPAAALEDLITQAKAVDMDKVRAEVAAEASGSATS, encoded by the coding sequence ATGGCGACCAAGGAATTGACCAAGGAGAACTTCGACGAGGTGGTCGGTGGTGAGTCCGATCTCGTTCTGGTCGATTTCTGGGCGTCCTGGTGCGGGCCGTGCCGGATGTTCGGACCGGTGTACGAGCGGGCGTCCGAGAAGCACCCGGACGCGGTGTTCGGCAAGGTCGACACGGAGGCGCAGCCGGAGCTCGCCGCCCATTTCGGCATCTCGTCGATTCCCACGCTGATGATCGTGCGGGACAACGTCGTGCTCTACTCCCAGCCCGGCGCGCTGCCGGCGGCGGCGCTCGAGGACCTCATCACGCAGGCGAAGGCCGTCGACATGGACAAGGTCCGTGCCGAGGTCGCCGCGGAGGCCAGCGGCAGCGCCACCAGCTGA
- a CDS encoding NUDIX hydrolase — protein sequence MAKNPRIRPIALAAVRREDDLLVYQGKDRVTGDLIFRPLGGGVEFGETAVEAVHRELREELGAELTNVELLGVLENIFSWEGRPHHEIAFIFGADLLDRSFYERDELGKVLDADDDEVSWQPLSHFAQPSPPVPLLPPGLLGLLSR from the coding sequence GTGGCGAAAAATCCAAGAATCCGGCCTATCGCGCTGGCCGCCGTGCGACGCGAGGACGACCTGCTGGTTTACCAGGGGAAGGACCGCGTGACCGGCGACCTGATCTTTCGCCCGCTGGGCGGCGGTGTCGAGTTCGGTGAGACGGCCGTCGAGGCCGTGCACCGCGAACTGCGCGAGGAACTGGGCGCCGAGCTGACGAACGTCGAGCTGCTCGGTGTGCTGGAGAACATCTTCAGCTGGGAAGGCCGGCCGCACCACGAGATCGCCTTCATCTTCGGCGCGGATCTCCTCGACCGCTCGTTCTATGAGCGCGACGAGCTGGGCAAGGTGCTGGACGCCGATGACGACGAGGTGAGCTGGCAGCCCCTCTCCCATTTCGCCCAGCCATCGCCGCCCGTGCCGTTGTTGCCCCCGGGCCTGCTCGGGCTGCTCAGCCGCTGA